From a single Gimesia fumaroli genomic region:
- a CDS encoding DUF1501 domain-containing protein, producing the protein MSLNQSRRDFLHVGFAGGIGLTLPQFLRMKSAQAELKHYESKEGTAKSVIFIYLPGGAAHQETWDPKPYAPVEYRGPMNSIDTNVSGVRLNEKLVKTAKLMDKLTICRSMSHGEAAHERGTHNMFTGYRPSPALQFPSMGSVVTHEFGPKNNMPQYVCIPNQPNEFAGTGYLSSSFAPFSVGSDPASNGFKVRDLNLPGGVDTNRFTRRRSLLDSVNEYFVSKEKSDSLDAVDTFYKQAYDMVSSKASQEAFDLNKEDAKVRDAYGRNQAGARMLLSRRLVEAGARFVTMTYGGWDMHDRIQTGIDRNLPSFDQAFSTLISDLSDRGLLKSTLVCVCSEFGRTPKINATAGRDHWPKVFSVVMAGGGVKGGHVYGASDAIASEPEDNPLSVMDWATTIYHCLGIVSDKELMAPGDRPIEIVNGGKVVKDLLA; encoded by the coding sequence ATGAGCTTGAATCAATCGCGTCGCGACTTTTTGCATGTTGGCTTTGCGGGCGGAATCGGGCTGACTCTGCCTCAGTTTCTGCGCATGAAAAGCGCTCAGGCAGAATTGAAACACTATGAAAGTAAAGAAGGTACTGCGAAGTCCGTTATCTTCATTTACCTGCCAGGTGGGGCCGCTCATCAGGAAACATGGGATCCCAAACCTTATGCACCGGTTGAATACCGGGGGCCAATGAATTCAATCGACACCAACGTCTCGGGCGTTCGATTGAACGAAAAGCTCGTGAAGACAGCCAAGCTGATGGATAAACTGACCATCTGCCGTTCCATGTCGCACGGCGAAGCGGCTCACGAACGGGGAACACATAACATGTTCACCGGGTATCGCCCCAGCCCTGCTCTGCAATTCCCCAGTATGGGAAGTGTTGTGACACACGAATTCGGGCCAAAGAATAACATGCCACAATATGTATGCATTCCAAATCAGCCTAACGAATTCGCTGGTACAGGCTACTTGAGTTCATCCTTTGCTCCCTTCAGTGTAGGGTCAGACCCTGCGTCAAACGGCTTCAAAGTACGTGACCTGAATCTGCCTGGCGGTGTCGATACCAATCGATTTACTCGACGACGCTCTCTACTGGATTCCGTTAACGAGTATTTCGTTTCCAAAGAAAAATCAGATTCCCTGGATGCTGTCGATACTTTTTATAAGCAGGCCTATGACATGGTCTCATCGAAAGCGTCCCAGGAAGCTTTCGATTTGAATAAAGAAGACGCGAAAGTCCGTGATGCTTATGGACGAAACCAGGCTGGTGCCCGGATGCTGTTATCACGGCGTCTTGTTGAAGCAGGTGCTCGCTTTGTCACCATGACTTATGGTGGCTGGGATATGCATGACCGGATTCAAACCGGAATCGACAGAAACCTGCCTTCATTCGATCAGGCTTTCTCAACTTTGATCTCAGACCTGAGTGATCGTGGCCTGTTAAAGAGCACACTGGTTTGTGTTTGTAGTGAGTTTGGCCGAACACCTAAAATCAACGCGACAGCCGGCCGAGACCACTGGCCGAAAGTCTTTAGTGTCGTTATGGCCGGTGGTGGAGTCAAAGGGGGACATGTCTATGGTGCTTCTGACGCCATCGCCAGCGAACCAGAAGACAATCCTCTTTCCGTCATGGACTGGGCCACAACCATTTATCATTGTCTGGGAATTGTTTCTGACAAAGAACTGATGGCTCCCGGTGATCGGCCCATCGAAATTGTCAATGGCGGTAAAGTCGTAAAAGACCTGCTTGCCTAG
- a CDS encoding CRTAC1 family protein: MADQKSANLDPELEEETEQNDESIGRAFWYSLAVMLVLAIVGGTFFLLRQLRQPENIVKETPLALPAERQIEAITLPKIPFSDITQAAGIDFVHNNGAAGEKLLPETMGGGAAFLDYDNDGDQDLLLVGSNDWPWSQPQKKESTNSSLALYQNDGTGKFKDVTDDMGLNVSLYGMGIACGDYNNDGLVDLFISALGTNRLFKNEGTRFTDVTMQAGVGGPAQLWSTSCGWFDYDRDGDLDLLVCNYVEWTREFDRAQNFTLKGGIRAYGRPQNFNGVPPLLYQNQGNGTFNEVSEQAGLRIFTPRTGVPLAKSLGLNFYDFDQDGYIDIFITNDTVQNFLFHNQQNGTFTETAVISGVAFDMNGNARGAMGIDIAPFRNDDTLGIAIGNFANEMTALYTSPGKKMEFIDEAISNGLGPQTRLALTFGVFFFDADLDGRLDLFAANGHLEEDINIVQERQHYEQEPQLFWNCGAQHETEFLPLGQSLVGSDFAQPLVGRGATFGDIDNDGDLDLLIMTTGKTPRLLRNDQQTGHHWVRFQLTSDPTKGNKGSTPASNHDSLGAQVQIKTQSGVQSRLVMPTRSYLSQTELPITFGLGEETEIASVSIRWPSGKTTKWENLKADQLYQISEQNGLVEK; this comes from the coding sequence ATGGCAGATCAAAAAAGTGCCAACCTTGATCCAGAACTGGAAGAAGAGACAGAGCAGAACGATGAATCCATCGGTCGTGCTTTCTGGTATTCTCTGGCTGTAATGCTGGTCTTAGCGATAGTGGGAGGAACCTTCTTCCTGTTGCGTCAGCTTCGTCAGCCGGAAAACATCGTAAAGGAAACTCCGTTAGCGTTACCGGCAGAACGACAAATCGAAGCAATAACGCTTCCCAAGATTCCCTTTAGCGATATCACACAGGCGGCTGGAATTGACTTCGTTCATAATAACGGAGCCGCTGGTGAAAAACTGTTGCCGGAAACAATGGGAGGCGGAGCTGCATTTTTAGATTACGATAATGACGGAGATCAGGACCTGCTGCTTGTGGGTTCAAATGACTGGCCCTGGAGCCAGCCACAGAAAAAAGAAAGCACTAATTCCTCGCTGGCGTTATATCAAAACGACGGTACCGGGAAATTTAAAGATGTTACAGACGATATGGGCTTGAACGTCTCGCTGTACGGCATGGGCATTGCTTGTGGCGACTATAACAACGACGGACTCGTGGATCTGTTTATCTCTGCATTGGGAACCAATCGCTTATTCAAAAATGAAGGAACGCGTTTTACTGACGTCACAATGCAGGCGGGCGTCGGTGGTCCTGCACAGCTCTGGAGCACCAGTTGTGGCTGGTTTGATTACGATCGTGACGGAGACCTGGATTTACTGGTTTGCAACTATGTGGAATGGACGCGTGAGTTTGACCGTGCACAGAACTTTACACTCAAAGGTGGAATTCGAGCCTATGGTCGTCCGCAAAACTTCAATGGCGTTCCTCCCCTACTCTACCAGAACCAGGGAAATGGTACATTCAATGAAGTTTCTGAACAGGCTGGCTTGAGAATATTCACCCCTAGAACAGGAGTCCCTTTAGCAAAATCACTTGGATTGAATTTCTACGATTTTGATCAGGATGGATACATCGATATTTTCATTACCAACGATACGGTTCAAAATTTCCTGTTCCACAATCAACAGAATGGCACTTTCACAGAAACAGCGGTGATTTCCGGAGTCGCCTTTGACATGAATGGTAATGCGCGCGGTGCAATGGGAATTGACATCGCCCCATTTCGAAATGATGACACACTGGGCATCGCCATTGGAAACTTCGCCAATGAAATGACGGCCCTTTATACGTCGCCTGGAAAAAAGATGGAGTTTATTGATGAGGCCATCTCGAACGGGCTCGGGCCACAAACGCGACTGGCGTTAACGTTCGGCGTCTTCTTTTTTGATGCAGATTTAGACGGTCGACTCGATCTGTTTGCAGCAAACGGTCACTTGGAAGAAGATATTAATATCGTGCAGGAACGTCAGCATTATGAACAGGAACCACAACTGTTCTGGAACTGCGGTGCACAACATGAGACAGAGTTCCTTCCGCTGGGCCAATCTCTGGTTGGATCCGACTTTGCGCAACCTCTAGTTGGCCGCGGCGCCACCTTTGGCGATATTGATAATGATGGAGATCTGGATCTGTTGATCATGACTACCGGAAAAACGCCGCGTCTACTACGAAATGATCAACAAACAGGCCACCATTGGGTCCGTTTCCAGCTCACAAGTGACCCCACCAAGGGAAACAAAGGTTCTACACCTGCTTCTAACCACGATTCTCTGGGTGCACAGGTTCAGATTAAAACGCAATCAGGCGTACAAAGTCGTCTGGTGATGCCAACCCGCAGCTATCTGTCACAAACTGAACTCCCCATTACCTTTGGGTTAGGTGAAGAAACGGAAATTGCATCGGTAAGCATCCGATGGCCATCGGGAAAAACAACCAAATGGGAAAATTTGAAAGCAGATCAGTTGTATCAGATTTCCGAACAAAACGGACTTGTTGAAAAATAA
- a CDS encoding multiheme c-type cytochrome, protein MSSSDSPVTESRPRRIVRRAIGPKLRKVFYLLLLLVALLGANSIYLVSITVYDWLSGETLENWFYQYMFLAHLILGLLFLAPFILFGIVHIYNTKNRLNRRAVRVGFALFITSCLLLISGILLLRIGSFDLKNPTARSITYWCHVLSPLFALWLYWLHRLVGPKIHWKGGLSYMGVITAMVVGMLMFHSADPRKWNVVGPASGEKYFFPSLSRTSTGDFIPAQALMMDNYCQKCHPDTHADWKNSVHHISSFNNPAYLASVRETRKVSLERDGNLQASRFCAGCHDPVPFFSGAFDDPNFDDINHITSQAGITCTTCHAITHVNSVRGNSDYTIEEPIHYPFAYSENPFLQWVNNQLVKAKPAFHKKTFLKDLHKSTEFCGTCHKVHLPEELNQYKFLRGQNHYDSFLLSGVSGHGARSFYYPPVAQENCNKCHMPAKPSNDFGARHFYDSKELSVHNHLFPAANTGIAALRNDPETVAVHQEFLKDNLRVDFFGIREKGNIDGKLIAPLRPKVPTLKPGNKYLLETVLRTLKVGHHFTQGTADSNEIWLDVTVKSGDRIIGRSGSREEDGTVDPWSHFINAFVIDRDGNRIARRNAQDIFVALYNNQMPPGAGQTIHYELNLPDDLTAPVTVEAKLQYRKFDTHYMQFVAESLESKGQELSWKKKGVPYVNTLPITTIASDTITFPVEGVTAEIKNKTVKIPEWQRWNDYGIGLFLKGKAELRQAAEAFGQVDQLGRYDGSLNLARVYFREGRLQDAVEILQKAASFTDPPAPPWTLAWLSGKVNQQQGHLKEAERNFRSVLEDQTEERTRRGFDFSKDYVVINDLGQNLFDQAKRFRTKENRDQRDHFLNQAVEQFQKTLVLDPENVTAHYSLSLIYDQLDQTELSEQHRKLHQKYKVDDTARGLSERKAREKYPAANHAAEHPVIYSLNRTVKP, encoded by the coding sequence ATGAGTTCCTCTGATTCTCCCGTGACAGAATCACGGCCGCGTCGTATCGTCCGCCGCGCTATCGGACCGAAATTACGTAAGGTTTTCTATCTCCTGTTATTACTGGTTGCCCTCCTGGGTGCGAATTCAATCTATCTGGTCAGTATTACGGTGTACGACTGGTTGAGCGGCGAGACCCTGGAAAACTGGTTTTATCAATATATGTTTCTGGCACATTTGATTCTGGGACTGTTGTTCCTGGCACCGTTCATTCTGTTTGGCATAGTTCACATTTATAATACGAAGAATCGTCTCAACCGCCGCGCGGTGCGCGTAGGCTTCGCACTCTTTATTACTTCCTGTCTGCTATTGATCTCCGGAATTTTATTATTACGTATTGGTTCATTCGACCTGAAAAACCCGACGGCACGTTCCATCACGTATTGGTGTCACGTGCTCTCCCCGCTGTTTGCCCTCTGGCTGTATTGGCTACATCGTCTCGTTGGTCCCAAAATTCACTGGAAGGGAGGACTGTCTTATATGGGCGTGATTACCGCCATGGTGGTCGGCATGTTGATGTTTCATTCGGCCGATCCGCGCAAATGGAATGTGGTCGGACCTGCTTCGGGTGAAAAATATTTCTTCCCGTCCCTGTCACGAACATCAACTGGTGATTTCATTCCCGCACAGGCATTGATGATGGATAACTACTGCCAGAAATGTCATCCCGACACACACGCTGACTGGAAAAACAGCGTGCATCATATCAGTTCCTTTAATAACCCCGCCTATCTGGCATCGGTCCGGGAAACGCGCAAAGTCTCTCTGGAACGCGATGGGAATCTACAGGCATCCCGCTTCTGTGCCGGCTGCCATGACCCGGTCCCCTTTTTCAGTGGCGCGTTTGATGACCCCAATTTTGACGATATCAATCATATTACGTCACAGGCAGGCATCACTTGCACGACCTGCCATGCCATTACTCACGTCAACAGCGTGCGCGGTAATAGTGACTACACAATTGAAGAACCAATTCATTATCCCTTCGCATATAGTGAAAACCCGTTTCTGCAATGGGTGAATAATCAACTGGTCAAAGCCAAACCCGCATTCCACAAAAAAACGTTCTTAAAGGATTTGCACAAGTCCACCGAATTCTGTGGTACCTGTCACAAAGTGCATTTGCCGGAAGAACTCAATCAATACAAATTCCTGCGAGGTCAGAACCATTACGATTCCTTTTTACTGAGTGGTGTTTCGGGACATGGAGCGCGGAGTTTTTATTATCCGCCTGTAGCACAGGAAAATTGCAATAAATGCCATATGCCTGCCAAGCCTTCGAATGACTTCGGCGCCCGCCACTTTTATGACTCGAAAGAACTCAGCGTTCATAACCATCTGTTCCCAGCAGCGAACACGGGAATTGCCGCTTTACGGAATGACCCGGAAACCGTCGCCGTCCATCAGGAGTTTCTCAAAGATAACTTGCGCGTCGATTTCTTCGGCATCCGGGAAAAAGGCAACATTGATGGAAAATTAATCGCCCCTCTGCGACCGAAAGTCCCGACTTTAAAACCGGGAAATAAATATCTGTTGGAAACGGTCCTCCGGACCTTAAAAGTCGGTCACCATTTCACTCAGGGCACAGCCGACTCAAATGAAATCTGGCTGGATGTGACGGTCAAGAGTGGTGACCGAATTATTGGTCGTAGCGGTTCACGTGAAGAGGATGGGACTGTGGACCCCTGGTCACACTTCATCAACGCGTTTGTGATCGACAGAGACGGTAATCGCATTGCCCGCCGCAATGCACAGGATATCTTCGTCGCTCTCTATAATAATCAGATGCCCCCCGGTGCCGGGCAGACGATCCATTATGAACTGAACCTTCCGGACGACTTGACTGCTCCCGTGACGGTGGAAGCCAAGCTGCAGTATCGAAAATTCGATACACACTACATGCAGTTTGTAGCGGAATCACTCGAATCGAAAGGGCAAGAACTCTCCTGGAAGAAAAAGGGAGTTCCCTATGTTAATACGTTGCCCATTACAACGATTGCCTCCGATACCATTACGTTTCCGGTAGAAGGCGTCACCGCCGAGATCAAAAATAAAACGGTTAAAATCCCGGAATGGCAACGCTGGAATGATTACGGTATCGGACTATTCTTGAAAGGCAAAGCGGAACTGAGACAAGCCGCCGAAGCGTTTGGTCAAGTCGATCAACTGGGCCGCTATGACGGCTCTTTGAATCTGGCACGTGTCTATTTCCGTGAAGGTCGTTTACAGGACGCCGTTGAGATTTTACAAAAAGCGGCTTCGTTTACTGATCCGCCGGCTCCCCCCTGGACGCTGGCCTGGTTGAGCGGCAAGGTGAATCAACAGCAGGGCCACCTGAAAGAAGCCGAACGTAACTTCCGTAGTGTTCTGGAAGACCAGACAGAGGAACGCACCCGTCGCGGTTTTGATTTCAGCAAAGATTATGTTGTCATCAATGACTTGGGGCAAAACCTGTTTGATCAGGCTAAGCGATTCCGTACCAAAGAAAATCGAGACCAGCGGGATCATTTTCTGAATCAGGCAGTCGAACAGTTTCAAAAGACTCTGGTACTCGACCCGGAAAATGTCACCGCACATTACAGCTTATCATTGATTTATGACCAACTGGATCAAACCGAACTTTCTGAACAGCATCGAAAGCTGCATCAGAAGTATAAAGTGGATGATACAGCCCGCGGTCTCTCCGAACGAAAAGCCCGTGAAAAGTATCCTGCAGCCAACCATGCTGCCGAGCATCCGGTGATTTATTCATTAAACCGGACGGTCAAACCATAA
- a CDS encoding lysophospholipid acyltransferase family protein produces MINWRMARYRLEYLVFRTLVCIVRSLPMRESVALAKGLAFIIHYCLPRKLTRYKVAAENLRTAFGDELSEKEIEQTIYRMWVHLFRMVVEIIQLPRKLHRGNIFNVLDFDYPPELITALCSGRPVILLSGHYGNWEVAVSVFGLFGFPMGVVARELDNPFLNEWFEKFRQHTGHRAMAKKGGYDDMVATIERRGHLALLGDQDAGKRGLFVNFFGKPASTFKSIALLALEYRAYICVGYARRLPDDFERNQWVKFEMGCEQLIDSTQCVSNDPVGEITQQFTTALENAVRKSPEQYFWVHRRWKSEPRVRAKKKRQPEPLPEKKAA; encoded by the coding sequence ATGATTAATTGGCGAATGGCACGGTATCGACTGGAATATCTGGTATTCCGCACTTTGGTCTGCATCGTGCGATCTTTACCGATGAGAGAATCGGTGGCGTTGGCAAAAGGCCTGGCATTTATCATTCATTATTGCCTGCCCCGCAAGCTGACCCGATATAAAGTGGCAGCGGAAAATTTACGGACCGCGTTTGGCGATGAACTTTCCGAGAAAGAAATTGAGCAAACGATCTACCGTATGTGGGTGCATCTGTTTCGGATGGTTGTCGAAATCATCCAGTTACCACGAAAGTTACACCGTGGAAATATCTTTAACGTACTGGATTTTGATTATCCGCCGGAACTGATTACCGCGTTATGTTCCGGCAGACCTGTCATTCTGTTGAGCGGGCATTACGGGAATTGGGAAGTTGCCGTCTCGGTCTTTGGTCTGTTTGGGTTTCCCATGGGCGTTGTCGCCCGCGAACTGGACAATCCGTTTCTCAACGAATGGTTTGAGAAATTCCGCCAGCATACGGGGCATCGGGCGATGGCGAAAAAGGGCGGCTACGATGATATGGTCGCCACAATCGAACGCCGCGGACATCTGGCACTGCTCGGCGATCAGGATGCCGGCAAGCGGGGGCTGTTTGTCAACTTTTTTGGCAAACCGGCTTCCACGTTCAAATCGATCGCGTTGCTGGCACTGGAATATCGGGCGTATATCTGTGTGGGCTATGCCCGCCGACTACCCGATGATTTTGAACGGAACCAATGGGTGAAATTCGAAATGGGATGTGAACAGTTGATCGATTCCACTCAATGTGTTTCTAATGATCCCGTGGGTGAGATTACGCAGCAGTTTACTACAGCATTGGAAAATGCGGTGCGAAAATCTCCGGAACAATATTTCTGGGTCCATCGTCGCTGGAAAAGTGAGCCGCGTGTCCGTGCGAAAAAGAAACGCCAGCCAGAACCGCTTCCGGAAAAAAAAGCAGCCTGA
- a CDS encoding Rieske (2Fe-2S) protein, with the protein MGKKVRITDVSEVPAGSAAEFVAGDRVIALFHVDQQYYAMDGVCPHAGGPLGEGSLDGTVVTCPWHGWQFDVTTGKHCLNDRLCHPTFPVFVEEDGIYIELPD; encoded by the coding sequence ATGGGGAAAAAAGTACGGATTACGGATGTGAGTGAAGTTCCTGCAGGTTCTGCAGCAGAATTCGTAGCCGGAGACCGGGTGATCGCTTTATTTCATGTTGATCAGCAATATTACGCGATGGATGGAGTCTGTCCGCATGCAGGTGGCCCACTGGGTGAGGGCAGTTTGGACGGTACAGTGGTAACTTGCCCCTGGCATGGCTGGCAGTTTGATGTGACGACTGGAAAGCATTGTCTGAATGATCGTCTGTGTCATCCCACGTTTCCGGTTTTTGTAGAAGAAGATGGGATTTACATCGAACTTCCTGACTAA
- a CDS encoding HAD family hydrolase codes for MTKYKAVIFDCDGVLVDSETLGNRVLAEMITEIGFPLSPEQAVQQFKGGKLADCLAVVEDQMGKKLPDDFATQVRAQMADVFQTDLQAIQGVREALESIPVAKCVASNGPEEKMDLTLKITDLLHFFEGRIFSAYTLGVWKPEPDLYLYAASQMGVHPEECVVIEDSHLGVQAAVAAGIPVLGYADHSSPAELEAHGAKTFRSMHELPALLGFS; via the coding sequence GTGACAAAGTATAAAGCGGTCATATTTGATTGTGACGGAGTGTTGGTCGACAGTGAGACCCTGGGAAACCGTGTATTGGCAGAAATGATCACCGAGATCGGTTTCCCGCTGTCACCCGAACAGGCAGTCCAGCAATTTAAAGGCGGAAAACTGGCCGACTGTCTGGCTGTAGTCGAAGACCAAATGGGGAAAAAATTGCCGGATGATTTTGCCACTCAGGTTCGAGCACAAATGGCAGACGTATTTCAGACTGATTTACAGGCGATTCAGGGGGTCCGTGAAGCACTGGAATCGATTCCGGTTGCAAAATGCGTTGCCTCTAATGGGCCTGAAGAAAAAATGGACCTCACTTTGAAAATTACGGATCTGCTCCACTTCTTTGAGGGACGAATTTTTTCTGCTTATACCCTGGGTGTCTGGAAGCCGGAGCCGGATCTCTACCTTTATGCGGCTTCACAGATGGGAGTTCATCCCGAAGAGTGTGTGGTGATCGAGGACAGTCATCTGGGAGTGCAGGCAGCGGTAGCGGCAGGGATTCCCGTACTTGGTTACGCCGACCATAGTTCACCAGCTGAGCTCGAAGCGCATGGAGCCAAGACGTTTCGTTCTATGCATGAACTTCCTGCGTTACTTGGATTTTCCTAA